CAAGGATGGAGGGAATATACAAATGACGGCAAAGGAATATTTAAGTCAGCTTATAACAATGGATAATGCGATAAACAGAAAACAACAGCGTCTTATGACACTTCGTGATGTTGCAATGAATACCACTCCGAATTACAGCGGAGAAACAGTTCAGCATACACGGAATAAAAATCCGCTTGAAAATATAATGACAAAGATAATCGATATTGACCGTGATATTGACAGAGATATTGATGAACTTGTCGATTTTAAAGCAGAAGTATGGGAAAAGCTTGATAAAATCGCAGATGAAAGATATAAACGGATTTTGTGGCTTAGATATGCCGACCGTAAAACGTGGAGATATATTGCGTTGGAACTTAATTTTACAATACGGTATATTCATAAAATGCACTTGAAAGCTTTGGCTGAACTTGATAAAATCATATAAAAAGAAAATTGGACACTATAGTTCACGCAAGTTCACTTCAGTTCACTCTTGAACATCGTAAAAAAGTGTGTTATGCTATAATCGCGAGAGAAGAATAAACAGAGAGATGATATGTAACAGTCGGCTTTGTGTATTGTTC
The sequence above is drawn from the Hominilimicola fabiformis genome and encodes:
- a CDS encoding DUF1492 domain-containing protein, which encodes MTAKEYLSQLITMDNAINRKQQRLMTLRDVAMNTTPNYSGETVQHTRNKNPLENIMTKIIDIDRDIDRDIDELVDFKAEVWEKLDKIADERYKRILWLRYADRKTWRYIALELNFTIRYIHKMHLKALAELDKII